One Candida dubliniensis CD36 chromosome 1, complete sequence genomic region harbors:
- a CDS encoding mitochondrial protein, putative (Similar to S. cerevisiae FMP32), protein MFTPISLYRSTVRTPFIIPTINSRSLSGITKFDTRKFVQTLQDKGGFSEKQAEVAVNVVNAAINDGIYSITNNLVKKESLSSIAYQQKVNFAKLKGELQTMDKSEFTSLKKEQEKLRTDLTNLKNRLKEEITKNQASVRLDLNLEKGRIREESSQHELRIEDTYSRIDEEVSNMKMQIKTVKTQVLQWLMGVSTGTLALLLTFVRFYF, encoded by the coding sequence ATGTTTAcaccaatttcattatatcGATCAACTGTGAGAACTCCATTTATCATACCAACCATAAACTCACGTAGTCTATCAGGAATAACCAAGTTTGATACAAGAAAATTTGTTCAAACATTGCAAGATAAAGGTGGATTTTCTGAAAAGCAAGCAGAAGTAGCTGTGAATGTGGTTAATGCTGCTATAAATGATGGGATATATTCTATTACTAATAATCTTgttaaaaaagaatcattatcatcaatagcttatcaacaaaaagtCAATTTTGCTAAATTAAAAGGTGAATTACAAACTATGGATAAATCAGAATTCACtagtttgaaaaaagaacaagaaaaactACGTACtgatttaacaaatttgaaaaatcgtttaaaagaagaaatcacCAAGAATCAAGCAAGTGTTAGAttagatttgaatttagaaAAGGGAAGAATTAGAGAAGAAAGTTCTCAACATGAATTAAGAATAGAAGATACTTATAGTAGAATAGATGAAGAAGTTTCTAATATGAAAATGCAAATTAAAACTGTGAAAACTCAAGTGTTACAATGGTTAATGGGGGTAAGTACTGGTACTTTGGCTTTATTATTGACATTTGTCAGATTTTACTTTTAA
- a CDS encoding vesicular transport protein, putative (Similar to S. cerevisiae BOS1;~Similar to C. albicans BOS1) translates to MNSIYNHGLKQTQTITKDLTQFEKNLSTSPLSLQGAITTSLTAFRKTIKEYNDLLEKNVNDTSYTKHENRLNKFNQDLNEFTLKFDNLKKQRDIQVQESNKQELLGRRHISTTGAASASASASASSDNPYDSNSTQQQLQEDQNTMSYREGLYHEKNSLERGSEQLDRILEMGQQAFEDIVEQNEILRKVQTKFEESLITLGVSQGTIRSVERRAKQDKWLFWFCVVIMLVMFYYIVKLFR, encoded by the coding sequence ATGAATTCAATATATAATCATGGTTTAAAGCAAACCCAAACAATAACCAAAGATTTGactcaatttgaaaaaaatctatCCACATCACCATTATCATTACAAGGTGCCATCACAACATCATTAACTGCATTCAGGAAAACTATCAAAgaatataatgatttattggaaaaaaatGTTAATGATACATCTTATACTAAACATGAAAATAGattgaataaattcaatcaagatttaaatgaattcactttaaaatttgataatttgaaaaagcaACGTGATATTCAAGTTCAAGAATCtaataaacaagaattattagGTAGAAGACACATATCAACAACAGGAGCAGCATCGGCATCGGCATCGGCATCGGCATCATCAGATAATCCATATGATTCTAATTCaactcaacaacaattacaagaaGATCAAAATACCATGTCTTATAGGGAAGGATTATATcatgaaaaaaattctttagaAAGAGGATCAGAACAATTAGATCGAATTCTAGAAATGGGACAACAAGCTTTTGAAGATATTGTTgaacaaaatgaaatattaaGAAAAGTTCAAACTAAATTTGAAGAGAGTTTAATCACTTTAGGAGTAAGTCAAGGAACTATACGAAGTGTGGAAAGAAGAGCAAAACAAGATAAATggttgttttggttttgtgtGGTTATAATGTTAGTAATGTTTTATTACATTGTGAAATTGTTCAGGTAA
- a CDS encoding SCW/CMP-family cell wall glucosidase precursor, putative (Similar to S. cerevisiae SCW4): MKLDYILASLVIASITEAAPIKRGLFEDLFGTSSSNTAPAPAPAAAPAPAPAPAAAAQQAVNVNTPPAAAPAAAPATTTAASSSKGFWAGLFGGDSTNTASTAAAAAAPAPASASVASAPAAVAPVAAPAASTPQSTSSSSSFGGFFSNLYNDFFGSSSANANPQPQAPAQAQAPVQATKPTSAAPVVVTSAQIYTSVVTSAAPAAAAASPVAANGNSGSDDYSAEGLFAFLFGGGKASATASSASASSNPIYGSGSDSGSGSGSGNSAGNTGSSSGTTLGVGYQGGSPGKNTASINTATATAINGGSAAGATAAAGSLGITYSPYTKSDGCKSASQIAQDIAKLSNYEVIRLYSTDCSGIENVLSAMGSNQKLFLGVWNIDSPQGELQDIVNAVKQSSSGWNVVHTIAIGNERVNAGAASVAQVQQAVDLSKKYLKSQGYNGPIVTVDTLVAYVGNPQLCEMSDYLAVNSHPYWDGGVQPENSGQWLLQQIAHLQSVCGSSKDVLITETGWPTQGDAYGQCVPSVQNQVAAVKSIVKSLSDKVIMFTMFNDYWKDPGAYNVEQHWGLYGDPSS; encoded by the coding sequence ATGAAGTTGGATTATATTTTGGCTTCCCTTGTCATTGCCAGTATAACTGAAGCTGCTCCAATCAAAAGAGGGTTGTTTGAGGATTTATTTGGAACTAGTAGTTCTAATACTGCCCCTGCCCCTGCCCCTGCCGCAGCACCAGCTCCAGCTCCAGCACCTGCCGCAGCTGCTCAACAGGCTGTCAACGTTAATACTCCTCCTGCTGCTGCTCCTGCTGCTGCTCCTGCCACAACGACTGCTGCTTCTTCAAGTAAAGGGTTCTGGGCAGGATTATTTGGTGGAGATCTGACCAATACAGCCTCAACTGCTGCGGCTGCGGCTGCTCCAGCTCCAGCTTCTGCTTCTGTAGCTTCTGCTcctgctgctgttgctcCTGTTGCTGCCCCTGCTGCTTCAACTCCACAATCTACCAGCTCTTCCTCATCTTTTGGAGGATTTTTCAGCAATTTGTACAATGACTTTTTTGGATCTTCATCGGCGAATGCCAATCCACAGCCACAGGCACCAGCTCAAGCACAAGCCCCAGTACAAGCTACAAAGCCTACATCAGCTGCCCCAGTTGTGGTAACTAGTGCACAAATATACACTTCTGTTGTTACTTCTGCTGCtcctgctgctgctgctgcttcTCCTGTTGCTGCAAATGGAAACTCCGGTTCTGATGATTATTCTGCTGAAGGTTTATTTGCATTCTTATTTGGTGGTGGCAAAGCATCAGCTACTGCCTCTTCTGCTTCTGCTTCATCAAACCCAATTTATGGTTCGGGTTCTGATTCAGGTTCAGGTTCAGGTTCAGGTAATTCTGCTGGAAATACAGGCTCCTCATCTGGTACCACTTTGGGTGTTGGTTATCAAGGAGGATCACCAGGTAAAAATACAGCTTCTATAAACACTGCAACTGCAACTGCTATTAACGGAGGTAGTGCTGCTGGTGCCactgctgctgctggtTCTTTAGGAATAACTTATTCTCCTTACACTAAATCAGATGGATGTAAAAGTGCATCACAAATTGCTCAAGATATTGCTAAATTATCCAATTATGAAGTCATTAGATTATACAGTACTGATTGTTctggaattgaaaatgtatTGTCAGCCATGggatcaaatcaaaaattgtttttagGTGTTTGGAATATTGATAGTCCTCAAGGTGAATTACAAGATATTGTCAATGCTGTCAAGCAGAGTTCTAGTGGTTGGAATGTTGTTCACACTATTGCTATTGGAAATGAAAGAGTTAATGCTGGTGCTGCAAGTGTAGCCCAAGTGCAACAAGCAGTTGATTTATCTAAAAAATACTTGAAATCTCAAGGATATAATGGTCCAATCGTCACCGTTGATACTTTAGTTGCTTACGTAGGAAACCCACAATTATGTGAAATGTCTGATTACCTTGCAGTCAATTCCCATCCATATTGGGATGGAGGAGTTCAACCAGAGAATTCTGGTCAATGGTTGTTACAACAAATTGCTCATTTGCAAAGCGTTTGTGGGTCTTCAAAAGATGTGTTAATCACTGAAACTGGTTGGCCAACACAAGGTGATGCCTACGGTCAATGTGTTCCTTCCGTGCAAAACCAAGTTGCTGCTGTGAAATCCATTGTTAAATCCCTTTCTGACAAAGTTATTATGTTTACTATGTTTAATGATTATTGGAAAGATCCAGGTGCATATAATGTTGAACAACATTGGGGATTATACGGTGATCCATCATCTTAG
- a CDS encoding Gln, Asn, Ser, Ala, and Gly transporter, putative (Similar to S. cerevisiae DIP5) has product MVFGYNSDKGLSNEEKRSSTADLESVITQHTTNYDLYIARSNPSAHNAEEGHQLRQELHARHVSLIAIGGALGTGLLIGTGSALKTAGPGAILVAYGAIGFVVYMVMTALGEIASFIPLPGFANYGKRYADEALGFACGIVYLIKYLVLPANQLTAGALTMQYWVSRDRVNPGVWITVFLVVITFINFLGVKVFGEIEFWMSILKVLTCLGLILLLWIIALGGGPTHERLGFRYWKNPGAFIHYSNSAQNVAIGGSKGRFVAFVSVLVTAVFAYLGSELVAVTFSETRNPRRAIPKAIKLTLYRILVFYILSILFVGMCVSSKDPLLLGAKGTNAGASPFVIAIKNAKINGLDHLINACILLFVISASNSDMYVCSRSVYSLSVDGYLPKFFSKTNKMGVPYYGVLLSFLFCLLAYMNVSSGSAEVFTYFVNVVSLTGLIAWACILTFHIRFMKALKAQGLDRYKDLVYRSPLQPYGSYISLAICILIIFIKNFTVFLGDKFDYKNFITGYIVLPVFLIFFFGYKIIYKTKWLKPEEVDLDTYRDVIDAEFEKFEAEAAEKKAIREAEGKRFDGQWFYDKILGWIF; this is encoded by the coding sequence ATGGTATTTGGCTACAATAGCGACAAAGGTCTTCtgaatgaagaaaaaagatcATCAACTGCCGACTTAGAATCGGTTATTACCCAACATACAACCAATTATGACCTCTATATTGCCAGATCTAATCCATCAGCTCATAATGCCGAAGAAGGACACCAACTTAGACAGGAATTACACGCTCGTCATGTCTCATTGATTGCCATTGGGGGTGCATTGGGAACAGGTCTTCTTATTGGTACTGGACTGGCTTTGAAAACTGCTGGACCAGGTGCTATTTTGGTAGCTTATGGTGCCATtggatttgttgtttatatGGTTATGACTGCTCTTGGTGAAATTGCCTCTTTTATTCCCTTGCCGGGGTTTGCAAATTATGGGAAAAGATACGCTGATGAAGCTTTGGGATTTGCTTGTGGTATTGTTTATcttattaaatatttagtACTTCCAGCTAATCAATTGACCGCCGGGGCATTAACTATGCAATATTGGGTTTCAAGAGATAGAGTGAATCCAGGGGTTTGGATTACAGTATTTCTTGTTGTCATtacatttattaattttcttGGGGTCAAAGTATTTGgggaaattgaattttggaTGTCAATATTAAAAGTGTTGACTTGTTTAGGGTTGATTCTTTTGTTGTGGATTATTGCATTAGGTGGTGGACCAACTCATGAAAGACTCGGTTTTAGATATTGGAAAAACCCAGGAGcattcattcattattCAAACTCAGCCCAAAATGTGGCTATTGGTGGTTCAAAGGGAAGATTCGTTGCATTTGTATCAGTTTTAGTTACTGCTGTGTTTGCTTATCTTGGATCTGAATTGGTTGCTGTTACATTCAGTGAAACTAGAAACCCAAGAAGAGCTATTCCAAAAGCTATCAAATTGACATTGTACCGTATTCTTGTTTTCTACATCTTATCgattttatttgttggtaTGTGTGTTTCATCCAAAgatccattattattgggtGCCAAAGGTACCAATGCCGGTGCTAGTCCTTTTGTTATTGCCATTAAAAATGCTAAAATTAACGGGTTAGACCATCTTATCAATGCCTGTATTCTTTTATTTGTCATTTCAGCTTCCAACAGTGATATGTATGTTTGCTCAAGACTGGTTTATAGTTTGCTGGTTGATGGTTATCTTCCAAAATTTTTCTccaaaaccaacaaaatgGGTGTTCCATACTATGGTGTTTTATTGAGTTTCTTGTTCTGTTTGTTGGCATATATGAATGTTTCTTCTGGGTCGGCCGAAGTTTTCACATATTTTGTCAATGTTGTCTCTTTAACTGGTTTAATTGCTTGGGCTTGTATTTTGACTTTCCATATTAGATTCATGAAAGCTTTAAAAGCCCAAGGTTTGGACAGATACAAAGATTTGGTTTACAGATCTCCTTTACAACCATACGGTAGTTACATATCTTTGGCCATTTGTATTctcattattttcatcaagAATTTCACCGTATTTTTGGGGGATAAGTTTGATTACAAAAACTTTATCACTGGGTACATTGTCTTACCAGtgtttttaattttcttctttggttacaagattatttataaaacaaaatggtTGAAACCAGAAGAAGTTGATTTGGATACTTACAGGGATGTTATTGATGCTGAATTTGAGAAATTCGAAGCCGAAGCAGCTGAAAAGAAGGCTATCAGAGAAGCTGAAGGTAAACGTTTTGATGGACAATGGTTTTATGATAAAATCTTGGGATGgattttctaa
- a CDS encoding proline-specific permease, putative has product MSKKNDNITYDVEKISIENPLPAKEFNDFHDNLDIEKYGETKRKLNSRHVNLLMIGQSIGSALFVSIKNPLHNSGSLSFFLAFAIWACLVIYPLMQAIGEMCSYLPIKGSFFHFSARYVDPALGFASSLIYTYTALMFVCIEATACAGLISFWTDINPGIFITIALVLFFLINLFGAQFYGEFESIFSSFKVILILGLMIFSLISMCGGNPQHNAYGFQHWKEGGLFKPYLVGGTTGKFLGTYNCLIWAGFAAGGPDVLALIAAEVKMPRKNIGIVAKRSYIRIYLFYLGGIFFLNCLIASNDPSLVESLKSSTVSPWTLGIQNVGVRGLGSVVNGAVLTSAFSCGNAFFFLGTRSLYSASLAGYVPRFFSKCLKSGVPINCVIFTGVISLISYLNINQSTGVVFNWFVNLATTGLLCSYICMWLSYFKFRKAYEVQTGKQMKKGQYGYYLAPKFIHPYFTYFGFFLNVVVLIFNGFWIFFPGQFSVSNLFTSYFAPVFFICLFVFWKVFKKTHWRNAMEADITTGKQYIDEEEEKDIEFELNRERRQGWVFVAWRKASDFCFS; this is encoded by the coding sequence atgctGAAAAAGAACGATAATATAACATatgatgttgaaaaaatatcTATTGAAAATCCACTTCCTGCTAAagaatttaatgatttccATGATAATttagatattgaaaaatatggtgaaaccaaaagaaaattgaatcTGCGTCAtgttaatttattaatgattggTCAATCTATTGGATCAGCATTATTTGTTAGTATAAAGAATCCATTACATAATAGTGGTTCactttcattttttttagcaTTTGCCATTTGGGCATGTTTAGTGATATATCCTTTAATGCAAGCTATTGGAGAAATGTGTTCTTATTTGCCAATAAAGGGTTcatttttccatttttctGCTCGTTATGTTGATCCAGCTTTAGGATTTGCTTCATCTTTAATATATACTTATACTGCATTAATGTTTGTTTGTATTGAAGCTACAGCATGTGCAGGATTGATATCATTTTGGACAGATATTAATCCTGGTATTTTCATTACTATTGCTttggtattattttttttaatcaatttatttggaGCTCAATTTTATGGAGAATTTGAATcgattttttcttcatttaaagtaattttaattttaggtttgatgattttttctttaatatcaATGTGTGGTGGTAATCCTCAACATAATGCTTATGGATTTCAACATTGGAAAGAAGGTGGTCTTTTTAAACCATATTTGGTGGGTGGGACAACTGGTAAATTCCTTGGTACTtacaattgtttaatttggGCCGGGTTTGCCGCCGGTGGTCCCGATGTGTTAGCATTAATTGCTGCTGAAGTTAAAATGCCTCGTAAAAACATTGGAATTGTTGCTAAACGTTCTTACATCAGAATATACTTGTTTTATCTTGGtggtatttttttcttgaattgTCTTATAGCTTCTAATGATCCTTCATTAGTGGAATCTTTAAAATCATCTACTGTGTCACCTTGGACTTTGGGTATTCAAAATGTTGGTGTTCGTGGGTTAGGACTGGTTGTTAATGGAGCTGTTTTAACTTCAGCATTTTCTTGTGGCAAtgcatttttctttcttggaACTAGATCACTTTATTCTGCTTCTTTGGCAGGATATGTTCCAAGatttttttccaaatgTTTGAAAAGTGGTGTACCCATTAATTGTGTCATATTCACAGGTGTTATATCTTTGATTTCttatttgaatattaaTCAATCTACTGGAGTGGTATTCAATTGGTTTGTTAATTTAGCCACCACAGGATTGTTATGTTCTTATATTTGCATGTGGCTCTcttatttcaaatttagaAAGGCATATGAGGTTCAAACTGGTAAGCAAATGAAAAAGGGACAATATGGTTATTATTTGGCTCCAAAATTTATTCACCCATATTTCACATACTTTGGATTTTTCCTTAATGTGGTGGTGTTGATTTTCAATGGGTTTTGGATTTTCTTTCCGGGACAGTTTTCAGTGTCAAATTTGTTTACTTCCTATTTTGCTCCAGTATTCttcatttgtttatttgttttttggaAGGTATTTAAAAAGACTCATTGGAGAAATGCCATGGAAGCTGATATTACTACAGGCAAACaatatattgatgaagaagaggaaaaaGACATTGAATTTGAACTTAATCGAGAAAGAAGACAAGGATGGGTTTTTGTTGCCTGGAGAAAGGCATCGGATTTCTGTTTTAGTTAG